From Diceros bicornis minor isolate mBicDic1 chromosome 17, mDicBic1.mat.cur, whole genome shotgun sequence, the proteins below share one genomic window:
- the LOC131415637 gene encoding olfactory receptor 6C2-like, producing MKNHSAITRFILLGLTDDPQLQVFLSVFLFLTYIFTVAGNLIIILLTLVDSHLKTPMYFFLRNFSILEIIFTTVCVPRFLYSMTTGDKSVTYNACAIQLFFVILIGATEFFLLTAVSYDRYVAICKPLHYSTIMNERVCTILVLCCWLVGLIVILPPLSLGVQLDFCNSNLVDHFGCDASPLLTIVCSDTQFVEQLVLIMAVLTLILTLVCVIMSYTYIIKTILRLPSAQQRKKAFSTCSSHMIVVSITYGSCIFIYIKPAKEGVAINKVVSLLNTSVIPLMNPFIYTLRNKQVKQAFKDSIKKMAFLSKN from the coding sequence ATGAAAAATCATTCTGCAATTACAAGATTCATCCTACTAGGACTAACAGATGACCCACAACTACaggtttttctttcagtatttctgTTTCTCACCTACATTTTCACTGTTGCTGGAAATCTGATCATTATCCTCCTCACTCTGGTGGATTCTCACCTTAAAACACCCATGTACTTTTTCCTTCGGAATTTCTCCATCTTAGAAATAATATTTACAACTGTCTGTGTTCCTCGATTTCTGTACAGCATGACGACTGGGGACAAAAGTGTTACCTACAATGCTTGTGCCATCCAATTATTTTTTGTCATCCTCATTGGGGCAACGGAATTTTTTCTTCTGACTGCCGTgtcctatgaccgctatgtggccatctgcaagcccctGCACTACAGCACTATCATGAATGAAAGGGTGTGCACCATTCTGGTCCTTTGCTGTTGGCTGGTGGGGTTAATTGTCATACTCCCACCGCTTAGCCTGGGAGTTCAGCTAGATTTTTGTAACTCTAATCTCGTTGACCATTTTGGCTGTGATGCGTCTCCCCTTCTGACGATTGTATGCTCAGACACTCAATTTGTAGAGCAACTTGTTTTAATCATGGCTGTGCTGACCCTCATATTGACACTAGTCTGTGTAATCATGTCCTACACATACATCatcaagactattttaagacTCCCTTcagctcagcaaagaaaaaaggctTTCTCCACCTGTTCTTCTCACATGATTGTAGTTTCCATCACATATGGAAGTTGCATCTTCATCTATATCAAACCAGCAAAGGAAGGAGTGGCCATTAACAAGGTGGTGTCATTGCTCAACACCTCAGTTATCCCTTTGATGAACCCTTTCATTTATACTCTCAGGAATAAGCAAGTCAAACAAGCCTTCAAGGACTCAATAAAAAAGATGGCGTTTCTTTCAAAGAATTAG